A part of Melittangium boletus DSM 14713 genomic DNA contains:
- a CDS encoding RNA polymerase sigma factor, giving the protein MKANTQCRRPARASLDETRLRAVMDGRCESADALLAQLMPRVRNLVRYSVRVDSDVDDITQDALIAILRGLPSYRGEGAFASWADRVVGRVTFAASRRARAERTMLHPEEDLAELDVLSPEDGPPEDCLLRRQMERLLDKLSEEQRRALLLHHVMGMSVPEMAEELEVPFETVRSRLRLGKAHLRELLYRHADREAAALL; this is encoded by the coding sequence ATGAAAGCCAATACGCAGTGCCGTCGTCCGGCGAGGGCTTCCCTCGATGAGACCCGCCTCCGCGCCGTCATGGATGGACGGTGTGAATCGGCCGATGCACTGCTGGCGCAACTGATGCCCCGGGTGCGCAATCTGGTCCGCTATTCGGTTCGCGTCGACTCGGATGTGGATGACATCACCCAGGACGCGTTGATCGCCATCCTGCGGGGCCTGCCGTCCTACCGGGGCGAGGGCGCGTTCGCCTCGTGGGCGGACCGGGTCGTGGGGCGGGTGACGTTCGCGGCCTCGAGGCGCGCGCGCGCCGAGCGCACGATGCTTCACCCCGAGGAGGACCTGGCGGAACTGGACGTGCTGTCGCCGGAGGACGGGCCGCCGGAGGATTGTCTCCTGCGCCGTCAGATGGAGCGGCTGCTGGACAAGCTCTCCGAGGAGCAGCGCCGGGCCCTGTTGCTGCACCATGTGATGGGCATGAGCGTGCCGGAGATGGCGGAGGAGCTGGAGGTCCCCTTCGAGACCGTCCGCAGCAGGCTGCGCCTGGGCAAGGCGCACCTGCGCGAGCTGCTGTACCGTCATGCGGACCGGGAGGCGGCGGCGCTGCTCTGA
- a CDS encoding family 20 glycosylhydrolase, whose translation MKRFLTSLPVMAVLAAGCSDPAQPDPVQPDPDPVQPAPKPTVPASVSVEWQPVDNSVGSWMFFRSTFTIENKGPGELGNQGWKLYFSFVRRILNEGEGSQEENLFQSLAKQGIRITKADLAGSGDYFVLEPLPEFKPIAVGERRVLDVLASDWAILKSDAPAGFHIVFSGGEHKGDVAYAVPSTVKLDASDPKQTTRFEGDKMPVQTPGLRFKENPALQDVELKRQLLPAPRSLTTREGKVTLSNGTTIGYAGPLQGEASYLVSALGDVLAGTVSSRATQGDEHIQLRIQADLDTDGDGTADAEGYTLDAQDGKILITGADAAGVFHGIQTLRQLIPVDAYAAAVNPSNRKAEFSVPAVLIADAPGFSHRGMALDVGRHFQSKETVKKLLDVLAYYKINKFHFHLTDDEGWRLEIPGIPELTSYGSRRGFDLAETEMMHAAMGSSNDLDSGDRIELKPAKRPAEQTVRPAYQGFEQEMLNFVGKGSGYYTTKDFEEILAYATERHIDVIPEIDMPGHARAAVMSMEYRYRKLKDTNPEQAAMYRLVDPNDTSKHTSVQAYTDNFVNPCLETSYAFLTKVVQEVKARYDAVPGARLLVIHGGGDELPSLQNGANVWWQGSPLCKQNAATKDLDDIGLANHFFTRWSEIITATGAKMTGWDDVIHHGLSLPGFIPMPWSNVWGWGREDDAYKFANEGYSVILAHSTNLYMDLAYNKDPDEPGYYWANFTDEKKTFEYRPFDIYANATEDRMGNPINPADLKDKVRLKAENKKNIIGMQGLLWSENVKTPEVMEYLAFPKILGVAERAWNPELPAVEEMPALWAQFTNALGQSILPRLDAYRPVDPRGELPDTVGVNYRIPLPGAEISGGKLTANVRFPGLGIEYSTDNGTTWKRYSAPVDVSGRVLLRSLATDGRTSRVAELN comes from the coding sequence ATGAAGCGGTTTCTGACGTCCCTTCCCGTCATGGCGGTTCTGGCAGCGGGGTGTTCCGACCCGGCGCAGCCCGACCCGGTGCAGCCCGACCCGGATCCCGTCCAGCCCGCGCCCAAGCCCACCGTTCCAGCCTCGGTGTCCGTGGAATGGCAGCCCGTGGACAACTCGGTGGGCAGCTGGATGTTCTTCCGCTCCACCTTCACGATCGAGAACAAGGGGCCCGGTGAGCTGGGCAACCAGGGCTGGAAGCTCTATTTCAGCTTCGTGCGCCGCATCCTCAACGAGGGGGAGGGAAGCCAGGAAGAGAACCTGTTCCAGTCCCTCGCGAAGCAGGGCATCCGCATTACCAAGGCGGACCTCGCGGGCAGTGGCGACTACTTCGTGCTCGAGCCCCTTCCGGAGTTCAAGCCCATCGCGGTGGGCGAGCGGCGCGTGTTGGATGTGCTGGCCAGCGATTGGGCCATCCTGAAGTCGGACGCGCCCGCGGGCTTCCACATCGTGTTCTCCGGTGGCGAGCACAAGGGCGACGTCGCGTACGCCGTTCCGTCGACGGTCAAGCTGGACGCCTCGGATCCGAAGCAGACCACGCGCTTCGAGGGCGACAAGATGCCGGTGCAGACGCCCGGCTTGCGCTTCAAGGAGAACCCGGCCCTCCAGGACGTGGAGCTCAAGCGCCAGCTGTTGCCCGCTCCCCGGTCGCTCACCACTCGCGAGGGCAAGGTGACGCTGAGCAACGGAACCACGATTGGATATGCCGGCCCGCTCCAGGGCGAGGCTTCCTATCTGGTCTCGGCGCTGGGCGACGTGCTGGCGGGGACCGTTTCCTCCCGCGCCACGCAGGGTGATGAGCACATCCAACTGCGCATCCAGGCCGACCTCGACACCGATGGGGACGGGACGGCGGATGCCGAGGGCTACACGCTCGACGCGCAGGATGGGAAGATCCTCATCACCGGCGCGGACGCGGCGGGTGTCTTCCATGGCATCCAGACGCTCCGTCAGCTCATCCCCGTGGACGCCTATGCCGCCGCGGTGAATCCCAGCAACCGCAAGGCGGAGTTCTCCGTCCCGGCGGTGCTCATCGCCGACGCTCCGGGCTTCTCCCACCGTGGCATGGCCCTGGACGTGGGCCGCCATTTCCAGTCCAAGGAGACGGTCAAGAAGCTGCTGGACGTGCTCGCCTACTACAAGATCAACAAGTTCCACTTCCACCTGACCGATGACGAGGGGTGGCGCCTGGAGATTCCGGGCATCCCGGAGCTGACCAGCTACGGCTCCCGCCGGGGCTTCGATCTGGCCGAGACCGAGATGATGCACGCGGCGATGGGCTCCTCGAATGACCTGGATTCGGGCGACCGCATCGAGCTCAAGCCGGCCAAGCGGCCCGCGGAGCAGACGGTGCGCCCCGCCTACCAGGGGTTCGAGCAGGAAATGCTCAACTTCGTGGGCAAGGGCAGTGGTTACTACACGACCAAGGATTTCGAGGAAATCCTCGCCTACGCCACCGAGCGTCACATCGACGTGATTCCGGAGATCGACATGCCGGGCCACGCGCGCGCCGCGGTGATGTCCATGGAGTACCGCTACCGCAAGCTCAAGGACACGAATCCCGAGCAGGCCGCCATGTACCGGCTGGTGGATCCCAACGACACGTCCAAACACACGAGTGTTCAGGCGTACACGGATAACTTCGTCAATCCTTGTCTGGAAACCTCGTATGCCTTCCTGACCAAGGTCGTCCAGGAAGTGAAGGCGCGGTATGACGCGGTGCCGGGTGCGCGGCTCCTGGTCATCCATGGCGGTGGTGATGAGCTGCCCTCGCTCCAGAACGGTGCCAACGTGTGGTGGCAGGGCTCGCCGCTCTGCAAGCAGAACGCCGCGACGAAGGACCTGGACGATATCGGGCTGGCCAACCACTTCTTCACGCGCTGGAGTGAAATCATCACCGCGACGGGCGCGAAGATGACGGGTTGGGACGACGTCATCCACCACGGACTGAGCCTGCCTGGCTTCATCCCCATGCCCTGGAGCAACGTGTGGGGCTGGGGGCGCGAGGATGATGCCTACAAGTTCGCCAACGAGGGCTACTCGGTCATCCTCGCCCACTCGACCAACCTCTACATGGACCTGGCGTACAACAAGGATCCGGACGAGCCGGGCTACTACTGGGCGAACTTCACGGACGAGAAGAAGACGTTTGAATACCGCCCATTCGACATCTACGCCAACGCGACCGAGGACCGGATGGGCAATCCCATCAACCCGGCCGATCTGAAGGACAAGGTGCGCCTGAAGGCCGAGAACAAGAAGAACATCATCGGCATGCAGGGACTGCTCTGGAGCGAGAACGTCAAGACGCCCGAGGTGATGGAATACCTCGCGTTCCCGAAGATCCTGGGCGTGGCCGAGCGCGCCTGGAATCCGGAGCTGCCCGCGGTGGAGGAGATGCCCGCGCTCTGGGCCCAATTCACCAATGCCCTGGGCCAGTCCATTCTTCCGCGTCTGGATGCCTACCGTCCCGTGGATCCGCGGGGTGAGCTGCCCGACACGGTGGGGGTGAACTACCGCATTCCCCTGCCGGGCGCGGAGATCAGCGGCGGGAAGCTGACCGCGAACGTGCGCTTCCCGGGTCTGGGAATCGAGTACTCCACCGACAACGGCACGACCTGGAAGCGTTACTCGGCGCCCGTGGATGTCTCGGGCCGTGTGCTGCTCAGGTCGCTCGCGACCGATGGCCGCACCAGCCGCGTCGCCGAGCTGAACTGA
- a CDS encoding glycosyl hydrolase family 18 protein: MRRNKWAVGLVVSALSAGCGQEGMLPEVMEAPGSVMKAPLADPAWAPNVAYAVGARVSYGGKSYQCRQAHTSLVGWEPSAVPALWEEVGTSNPGDTTKPTASLSANSTKFTAAGTLNLTATASDNVGVTKVEILQNGAVVSTSKTYSRSFAAGQNGTYTYTVNAYDAAGNVGSATVTVTVQIGSSDITAPTVNVSANSTNFTAAGTLNLTASASDNVGVTKVEILQNGSVVATGTSYSRSFSSANNGSYVYTVKAYDAAGNVGTKELTVTVAIGTTPPPAGGKKIVAYFTAWGIYGRNYQVSNIPAAKITHINYAFSNVTSDGKCILGDSYADIDKGGGYAGEWDPGALRGNFRALKELKKTNPKLKILISVGGWSWSQHFSAAAATAASRSAFVKSCVDLYIKGQYPGVTPANGVGVFDGIDIDWEYPVGGGLPGNGNSPADKQNYTLLMQEFRNQLNAVTAQTGQQYLLTIASGASPDLLANKQETKNLANTLDWINIMTYDYHGAFESSTNFQSALYRVTGDPVASSGFYTDGTVSKMLELGVPASKIVLGLPFYGRGWGNVGSTNNGLFQPGTPTKGTWDDGQSGLTGVFDYKDLKNNYEGKGYTKTFHAEAKEAYLYSPSTKIWIAYDDAQSMAAKADYILSKGLGGAMAWELSGDDGTLLDAVYQKLK; encoded by the coding sequence ATGCGTCGTAACAAGTGGGCCGTGGGTCTGGTTGTTTCCGCTCTGTCCGCCGGCTGTGGTCAGGAAGGCATGCTTCCCGAGGTGATGGAGGCGCCTGGCAGCGTGATGAAGGCTCCGCTCGCGGATCCCGCCTGGGCGCCCAATGTCGCCTATGCCGTGGGAGCTCGGGTGTCCTATGGCGGCAAGTCCTATCAGTGCCGTCAGGCCCATACGTCGCTCGTGGGATGGGAGCCGAGCGCGGTACCGGCCCTCTGGGAGGAAGTGGGCACCTCGAACCCGGGTGACACCACCAAGCCGACCGCGAGCCTGAGCGCCAACTCCACGAAGTTCACGGCCGCCGGGACGTTGAACCTGACGGCGACCGCCTCGGACAACGTGGGCGTGACGAAGGTGGAGATCCTCCAGAATGGAGCCGTGGTCTCCACGAGCAAGACCTACAGCCGCTCGTTCGCCGCGGGCCAGAACGGCACGTACACCTATACGGTGAATGCCTATGACGCGGCGGGCAACGTGGGCAGCGCCACCGTCACCGTCACCGTGCAGATCGGCTCGAGCGACATCACGGCCCCCACGGTGAACGTGAGCGCCAACTCCACGAACTTCACGGCCGCGGGCACGCTGAACCTGACGGCGAGCGCCTCGGACAACGTGGGCGTGACGAAGGTGGAGATCCTCCAGAACGGCTCCGTGGTCGCCACGGGCACCTCGTACAGCCGCTCCTTCTCCTCGGCCAACAACGGCTCGTATGTCTATACGGTGAAGGCGTATGACGCCGCGGGCAACGTGGGCACCAAGGAGCTCACCGTCACGGTGGCCATTGGCACGACGCCGCCGCCGGCTGGTGGCAAGAAGATCGTCGCCTACTTCACCGCGTGGGGCATCTACGGCCGCAACTACCAGGTCTCCAACATCCCCGCCGCGAAGATCACTCACATCAACTACGCCTTCTCCAACGTCACCTCGGACGGCAAGTGCATCCTCGGGGACTCGTACGCGGACATCGACAAGGGCGGAGGCTACGCGGGTGAGTGGGATCCCGGCGCGCTGCGCGGCAACTTCCGCGCCCTCAAGGAGCTCAAGAAGACGAACCCGAAGCTCAAGATCCTCATCTCCGTGGGTGGCTGGAGCTGGTCCCAGCACTTCTCCGCGGCGGCGGCCACCGCGGCCTCCCGCTCGGCCTTCGTGAAGTCCTGCGTGGACCTGTACATCAAGGGCCAGTACCCCGGTGTCACCCCCGCCAACGGCGTGGGCGTCTTCGACGGCATCGACATCGACTGGGAGTACCCGGTGGGTGGCGGCCTCCCGGGCAACGGCAACAGCCCCGCGGACAAGCAGAACTACACGCTGCTGATGCAGGAGTTCCGCAACCAGCTCAACGCCGTCACCGCGCAGACGGGTCAGCAGTACCTGCTCACCATCGCGTCGGGCGCCTCGCCGGACCTGCTCGCCAACAAGCAGGAGACCAAGAACCTGGCGAACACGCTCGACTGGATCAACATCATGACGTACGACTACCACGGCGCTTTCGAGAGCTCGACGAACTTCCAGTCCGCGCTCTACCGCGTCACGGGTGACCCGGTGGCGAGCTCCGGCTTCTACACCGACGGCACGGTGTCGAAGATGCTCGAGCTGGGCGTGCCCGCGAGCAAGATCGTCCTCGGCCTGCCCTTCTACGGCCGCGGCTGGGGCAACGTGGGCTCCACGAACAACGGCCTCTTCCAGCCCGGCACGCCCACCAAGGGCACCTGGGATGATGGCCAGTCCGGCCTGACGGGCGTGTTCGACTACAAGGACCTCAAGAACAACTACGAGGGCAAGGGCTACACCAAGACCTTCCACGCGGAGGCGAAGGAGGCCTACCTCTACAGCCCGAGCACGAAGATCTGGATCGCCTACGACGACGCGCAGTCCATGGCGGCCAAGGCCGACTACATCCTGAGCAAGGGCCTGGGCGGCGCGATGGCCTGGGAGCTGAGCGGGGATGACGGCACGCTGCTCGACGCCGTGTACCAGAAGCTGAAGTAG
- the nagE gene encoding N-acetylglucosamine-specific PTS transporter subunit IIBC produces the protein MVSNKFAGVQQLGRALMLPIAVLPIAGLLLRLGQPDLLGISFVAAAGDAIFSNLGLLFAVGVAVGFAKENHGAAGLAGAVGFLITVKGTEALVQVPPAVLDGLVGAAKDLAVAGYKARLASKISVPAGILSGLFAGLLYNRYKDIKLPEYLAFFGGRRFIPIVTGLACLGLALVFGFGWPGIEAGLDTVSRAVFSAGRAGLFLYGFFNRLLIVTGLHHILNNLAWFILGDYNGVTGDLNRFFKGDPTAGAMMSGFFPVMMFGLPAACLAMYRAALPRNRAKVGGVLLSMALTSFLTGVTEPIEFAFMFLAPPLYLLHAVLTGVSIVLMDILNVKLGFGFSAGLFDYVLNYKLATQPILLLPVGAAYFAVYYGLFSVCIAHFNLKTLGREDEEVFATAAPSEGASLPAPAMSRGASWIQALGGAANLQNVDACTTRLRLTVADNTRVDETALKVLGSRGIIRPAPGSVQIIIGPLADQVASEVRDALRASPASVNPERILAQGMLAALGGASNIRDIGLCSTRLRLVLVDDQRVNDAALNGLATRGVVKPTAGSVQVIIGPSAERVADELRALLR, from the coding sequence ATGGTGAGCAACAAGTTCGCGGGCGTACAACAACTCGGGCGCGCCTTGATGTTGCCCATCGCCGTCCTGCCGATCGCGGGCCTCCTGCTGCGTCTGGGCCAACCCGACCTGTTGGGCATCTCCTTCGTGGCGGCCGCGGGCGACGCCATCTTCTCCAACCTCGGCCTGCTGTTCGCGGTGGGCGTGGCGGTGGGGTTCGCGAAGGAGAATCACGGAGCCGCCGGACTCGCGGGCGCCGTGGGCTTCCTCATCACCGTGAAGGGAACCGAGGCGCTCGTGCAGGTGCCCCCCGCGGTCCTCGATGGACTGGTGGGCGCGGCCAAGGATCTCGCCGTGGCGGGCTACAAGGCGCGCCTCGCCTCGAAGATCAGCGTGCCGGCGGGCATCCTGTCCGGCCTGTTCGCGGGTCTGCTGTACAACCGCTACAAGGACATCAAGCTGCCGGAGTACCTGGCCTTCTTCGGCGGCCGCCGCTTCATCCCGATCGTCACGGGCCTGGCCTGTCTGGGACTCGCGCTGGTGTTCGGCTTCGGTTGGCCCGGCATCGAGGCGGGACTGGATACCGTCAGCCGCGCGGTGTTCAGCGCGGGCCGGGCGGGGCTGTTCCTGTATGGCTTCTTCAACCGGCTGTTGATCGTCACCGGTCTGCACCACATCCTCAACAATCTCGCGTGGTTCATCCTCGGCGACTACAACGGCGTGACGGGTGACCTGAACCGCTTCTTCAAGGGTGACCCCACGGCGGGCGCGATGATGTCGGGCTTCTTCCCCGTGATGATGTTCGGCCTGCCCGCGGCCTGTCTGGCCATGTACCGGGCGGCGCTGCCGCGCAACCGGGCCAAGGTGGGCGGCGTGCTGCTGTCCATGGCGCTGACGTCCTTCCTCACCGGCGTCACCGAGCCCATCGAGTTCGCGTTCATGTTCCTCGCGCCGCCGCTCTACCTGCTGCACGCGGTGCTCACGGGCGTGTCGATCGTCCTCATGGACATCCTGAACGTGAAGCTGGGCTTTGGCTTCTCGGCGGGCCTGTTCGACTATGTGCTGAACTACAAGCTGGCCACCCAGCCCATCCTGTTGCTGCCGGTGGGCGCGGCGTACTTCGCCGTCTACTACGGGCTGTTCAGCGTCTGCATCGCCCACTTCAACTTGAAGACCCTGGGCCGCGAGGACGAGGAGGTCTTCGCCACGGCGGCTCCTTCCGAGGGGGCCTCGCTCCCCGCGCCCGCGATGTCCCGGGGCGCGTCGTGGATCCAGGCGCTCGGTGGCGCGGCCAACCTCCAGAACGTCGACGCTTGCACCACGCGGTTGCGGCTGACGGTGGCCGACAACACGCGCGTGGATGAGACGGCCCTCAAGGTGCTCGGGTCGCGAGGCATCATCCGCCCGGCTCCCGGCAGCGTGCAGATCATCATCGGACCGCTCGCGGATCAGGTCGCCTCCGAGGTTCGCGACGCCCTGCGCGCGAGTCCGGCGTCCGTCAATCCGGAGCGGATCCTGGCGCAGGGCATGCTCGCCGCCCTGGGGGGTGCATCCAATATCCGGGACATTGGCCTGTGCTCCACGCGGCTGCGGCTGGTGTTGGTCGATGACCAACGCGTGAATGACGCGGCGTTGAACGGACTCGCCACCCGGGGCGTGGTCAAGCCGACGGCGGGCTCCGTGCAAGTCATCATCGGACCCTCGGCGGAGCGGGTGGCCGACGAACTGCGAGCGCTGTTGCGCTAG